The following proteins are encoded in a genomic region of Bernardetia sp. MNP-M8:
- a CDS encoding HmuY family protein — MKNLSLNVILLLATCLFIFSSCKDDDNEDPTPEPLTVETASNIIADPIQIDPTTGMPTGTTGNFTLFSLRENKIIANSDSASTKWDIGFRGSTIIVNGGAIRTGKGGAYIFDGLFTELQEIPENQTFKQDNSETDLAITTGSGKGWYNYDPTTHIISPIAGKVLVIRTADEKYAKVEIVSYYKDAPADPTTVPMEDSRHYTLRYVVQTDGSKKF; from the coding sequence ATGAAAAATCTTTCTTTAAACGTAATCTTGCTTTTAGCAACTTGTCTTTTTATTTTTTCGTCTTGTAAGGATGATGATAATGAAGACCCAACTCCAGAACCTTTGACAGTAGAAACAGCAAGTAATATTATTGCAGACCCAATTCAGATTGACCCAACAACAGGAATGCCAACAGGTACAACTGGAAATTTCACTCTTTTCAGTTTGCGTGAAAATAAAATTATTGCCAACTCAGATAGTGCTTCTACAAAATGGGATATTGGTTTTAGAGGTTCTACAATTATTGTAAACGGTGGCGCAATCCGAACAGGAAAAGGAGGCGCATATATTTTTGATGGTCTTTTTACTGAATTACAAGAAATTCCTGAAAACCAAACATTCAAACAGGATAATTCTGAAACTGATTTGGCAATCACAACAGGTTCTGGAAAAGGTTGGTACAATTACGACCCAACAACACATATTATCAGTCCGATTGCAGGAAAAGTTTTGGTTATCCGTACTGCTGACGAAAAATATGCAAAAGTAGAAATTGTAAGTTATTACAAAGATGCTCCTGCTGACCCAACTACTGTACCTATGGAAGATTCAAGACATTATACATTGCGTTATGTAGTGCAAACCGATGGTTCTAAAAAGTTCTAA
- a CDS encoding DoxX family protein — MNSKTIKNIFFITIRFILGGIMLYGGYQKFAKPLPEPTQMITQIEKEGSQKLTEKPNILVIKNYIFGMKQTGYFWQLLGICEIVFGLMILSQYMSFVGALMLIPITLHIFLFHLFLEPDDTAELFQTGGFLVINILLIAKEYKKLKPLLWIKP, encoded by the coding sequence ATGAACTCAAAAACTATCAAAAATATCTTTTTCATAACTATTCGCTTCATTTTGGGAGGAATAATGCTCTATGGTGGCTATCAAAAATTTGCAAAACCATTGCCAGAGCCTACTCAAATGATTACTCAAATTGAGAAAGAAGGCAGTCAAAAACTTACAGAAAAACCAAATATATTAGTAATCAAAAACTACATTTTTGGAATGAAACAAACGGGTTATTTTTGGCAGCTTTTAGGAATCTGTGAAATCGTTTTTGGGTTGATGATTTTGAGCCAATATATGAGTTTTGTCGGTGCGCTGATGCTCATTCCGATTACGTTACATATTTTCTTATTTCATCTTTTTCTTGAACCTGATGATACAGCCGAACTCTTCCAAACAGGTGGTTTTTTGGTAATCAATATTTTATTAATCGCTAAAGAATACAAAAAATTAAAACCTCTTTTGTGGATAAAACCCTAA
- a CDS encoding TonB-dependent receptor, translated as MKKFTLYILLYLIILTFFTHNLYAQKNNKKQLKIEADTLENNAKNNEENIKTEDLEQVVITATRSEKLLSEIPIPMTIIDKEQISQMGSLRLSDVLQEQTGLTLIQEHGQGIQLQGFDPDYTLILIDGEPIIGRTAGTLELSRIAVGNIERIEIIKGASSSLYGSEALAGVINIITKNPKGTEGSISARYGTNQTSDLTLSFQTKKDKLAITAFANRYGSNGYDFTPNSYGKTVEPFDNYTFQSKISYRFTDKINLSVSGRYFEENQKSRFGASTEVGEEQVSGDGKVNDYNVLTNLDWRITQKWRTYFRFYYSKYKTDSKLLYENDNSVYDETFFDQTFFRPEFQSVYSFNEKHFLTAGIGSVNESVSSTRYTDKKRLQTNYIFAQHEFFISDKSNITLGARFDSHSIYGNQLSPKIASYYQISPKIRLTASAGMGFKTPDFRQLYLNFTNNVVGYSVFGTEEIKQGVADLQQAGQIAEVVLNPDDIQEIKAESSVSYNLGIKYTPTAKLLLKANFFRNDVDNLIETQVVARKTNGQNLFSYTNLNSIFTQGMETELNYSILSPSSNSSSSLTFSAGYQYLEAKDKTVLEEIKNGNYFARNPETLETKRLSKSDYGGLMGRSNHMANAKLFYQNSKHGFSANIRAIYRSKYGFGDRNGNLILDAPNEYVDGYTTVNISTGKQFLKQKLNLQIGADNLFNYKDESFIPTLAGRLLWVRMQFLIQKK; from the coding sequence ATGAAAAAATTTACTCTTTACATTCTTTTATATTTAATTATTTTAACATTTTTTACACATAATTTGTATGCTCAAAAAAATAATAAAAAGCAGTTAAAAATAGAGGCAGATACTTTAGAAAATAATGCAAAAAACAATGAGGAAAACATCAAAACAGAAGACTTGGAGCAGGTTGTCATAACAGCTACTCGTAGTGAAAAACTGCTTTCAGAAATTCCTATTCCCATGACAATCATTGATAAAGAACAAATCTCACAAATGGGAAGTTTGCGATTGAGTGATGTTTTGCAAGAACAAACAGGACTTACACTTATTCAAGAACACGGACAAGGAATTCAATTGCAAGGTTTTGACCCAGATTATACACTTATTTTGATTGATGGCGAACCAATCATCGGACGAACAGCAGGAACTTTGGAGCTTTCACGCATTGCAGTAGGAAATATCGAACGCATCGAAATCATTAAAGGAGCAAGTTCTAGTTTGTATGGCTCAGAGGCGTTGGCAGGAGTTATTAATATAATCACAAAAAATCCGAAAGGTACAGAAGGGAGCATTTCGGCTCGTTATGGAACAAATCAAACCAGCGATTTGACTCTTTCCTTTCAGACCAAAAAAGACAAATTAGCCATTACAGCTTTTGCTAATCGCTATGGAAGTAATGGATATGATTTTACACCAAATAGTTATGGAAAAACTGTTGAACCATTTGATAATTACACTTTTCAAAGTAAAATTTCTTATCGTTTTACAGATAAAATAAATCTTTCTGTTTCGGGAAGGTATTTTGAAGAAAATCAAAAATCAAGATTTGGTGCAAGCACAGAAGTAGGAGAGGAACAAGTTTCGGGTGATGGAAAAGTTAATGATTACAATGTCTTGACCAATTTGGATTGGAGAATTACACAAAAATGGCGCACCTATTTTAGATTTTATTATTCAAAGTACAAAACAGATTCAAAACTTCTTTATGAGAATGATAATTCTGTCTATGATGAAACATTTTTTGACCAAACTTTTTTCCGTCCAGAATTTCAAAGTGTTTATTCCTTCAATGAAAAGCATTTTCTTACGGCAGGAATTGGAAGCGTCAATGAATCGGTAAGTTCTACTCGTTACACCGATAAAAAACGCCTTCAAACCAACTATATTTTTGCTCAACATGAGTTTTTTATTAGTGATAAATCTAATATTACGTTGGGAGCTAGATTTGATTCACATTCTATTTATGGTAATCAATTAAGTCCGAAAATAGCCTCTTATTATCAAATTTCGCCCAAAATTCGTCTGACAGCTTCGGCAGGAATGGGTTTCAAAACACCTGATTTTAGACAACTTTATCTCAATTTTACAAATAATGTGGTGGGTTATTCTGTTTTTGGAACAGAAGAAATAAAACAAGGCGTTGCAGATTTACAGCAAGCAGGGCAAATAGCAGAAGTTGTATTAAATCCTGATGATATTCAAGAAATAAAAGCTGAAAGTTCTGTTTCTTATAATCTTGGAATAAAATATACGCCAACAGCAAAATTACTTTTGAAAGCTAATTTTTTCAGAAATGATGTCGATAATTTGATAGAAACCCAAGTGGTGGCTCGCAAAACAAATGGACAGAATTTATTTAGCTATACAAATCTCAATAGCATTTTTACGCAAGGAATGGAAACAGAACTGAATTATTCAATTCTTTCTCCTTCTTCAAACTCTAGTTCTTCTCTTACTTTTTCGGCAGGTTATCAATACTTAGAAGCCAAAGACAAAACGGTTTTGGAGGAAATAAAAAACGGAAATTATTTTGCTAGAAACCCTGAAACATTAGAAACAAAGCGTCTTTCAAAATCAGATTATGGTGGACTGATGGGAAGAAGCAACCACATGGCAAATGCAAAATTATTTTATCAAAATTCAAAACATGGTTTTTCGGCAAATATCAGAGCCATTTATAGAAGCAAATACGGTTTTGGTGACCGAAATGGAAATTTGATTTTAGATGCGCCAAATGAATACGTCGACGGCTATACAACAGTTAATATTTCAACAGGAAAACAATTTTTAAAACAAAAACTCAATCTGCAAATCGGGGCAGATAATCTATTCAATTATAAAGACGAAAGTTTTATTCCAACACTTGCAGGGCGTTTGTTGTGGGTAAGAATGCAGTTTTTAATTCAAAAAAAATAA
- a CDS encoding DUF6607 family protein: MKKKSLFSTVLFLCLFACGLLGMAFISPSDNDPNPKDKQAIKSMCGCYEISFDFAETFASDTNYQFHDNYTASALEWVELVEETPTFVSMQHLLIANDTMIIKHWRQDWSYENTDFYMYDKDNQWKFVKKPKSEVAGQWTQKVFQVDDSPRYEGSASWVHVDGRQYWENTTDSPLPRREYTKRKDYNVMTRTNRHEITNEGWLHEQDNDKVLRQDDKADFKIASEKGINIYKKVDDSRCKSAQGWWKENKDFWAVARAEWNAVFAKNKDLKLKGVVDKKPLFMHLFPLEKTQTDKIKPIISEFVEKR; this comes from the coding sequence ATGAAAAAGAAATCTCTCTTTTCGACGGTTCTGTTTTTATGCTTATTTGCTTGTGGTCTTTTAGGAATGGCATTTATTTCTCCTTCTGATAATGACCCAAATCCGAAGGACAAACAGGCTATCAAATCTATGTGTGGATGTTATGAAATAAGTTTTGACTTTGCTGAAACGTTTGCATCAGATACAAACTACCAGTTTCATGACAATTATACGGCAAGTGCTTTGGAGTGGGTTGAGCTAGTGGAAGAAACACCTACTTTTGTATCGATGCAACATCTTTTGATTGCCAATGATACTATGATTATTAAGCATTGGCGACAAGATTGGAGCTATGAAAATACAGATTTTTATATGTATGATAAGGATAATCAGTGGAAATTTGTCAAAAAACCAAAGTCAGAAGTAGCTGGACAATGGACACAGAAAGTATTTCAGGTAGATGACAGTCCACGTTATGAAGGTTCTGCAAGTTGGGTGCATGTAGATGGTCGTCAGTATTGGGAAAACACGACGGATAGTCCACTTCCTAGAAGAGAATATACAAAGCGCAAAGATTATAATGTAATGACTCGTACTAATCGCCATGAAATTACAAATGAAGGCTGGTTGCACGAGCAAGATAATGACAAAGTTTTGCGTCAAGATGATAAAGCAGATTTTAAGATTGCTAGTGAAAAAGGAATCAATATCTATAAAAAAGTAGATGATTCTCGTTGTAAATCTGCTCAAGGTTGGTGGAAAGAAAACAAAGATTTTTGGGCTGTTGCTAGAGCAGAATGGAATGCTGTTTTTGCTAAAAATAAAGACTTAAAACTAAAAGGTGTGGTTGATAAAAAACCATTATTTATGCATCTTTTCCCTTTAGAAAAAACACAGACAGACAAGATAAAGCCTATCATTTCAGAGTTTGTAGAAAAGAGATAA
- a CDS encoding SiaB family protein kinase produces MDNDFVIYDFYDQMRKHQTLLAFQGVVSQDLLSRLASSLKRKSSQEDPNIGRKIFAIFIELSQNVSLHSIEKSYSIKEDKPIGVGYLLVSEADDHFLISSSNLIENSILDHVMERCQYINSLDDDELKTYYKEQRRAPQRANKPGANIGLIDMVRKSNNPLIGEAYPHPDYPSQSFLTITVRLDK; encoded by the coding sequence ATGGATAACGATTTCGTCATATATGATTTTTACGACCAGATGCGTAAACATCAAACGTTACTAGCTTTTCAAGGAGTAGTTTCTCAAGATTTGCTCTCTCGTTTGGCGAGTAGTTTAAAGCGCAAGAGTTCGCAAGAAGACCCTAATATTGGACGCAAAATATTTGCAATTTTCATTGAGCTTTCTCAAAATGTCAGTCTTCATTCTATAGAAAAATCATACTCTATAAAAGAAGATAAACCTATTGGTGTAGGTTATCTTTTGGTAAGTGAAGCTGATGATCATTTTTTAATTTCTTCCTCTAATCTAATCGAAAATTCTATACTAGACCACGTAATGGAACGTTGTCAATATATTAATTCTTTAGATGATGATGAATTAAAAACGTATTATAAAGAACAACGTCGTGCACCTCAACGTGCGAACAAACCAGGCGCTAACATTGGTTTAATCGATATGGTTCGCAAATCCAATAACCCTTTAATTGGAGAAGCTTATCCTCATCCTGATTATCCAAGCCAGTCATTTTTAACTATTACTGTCAGATTAGATAAATAA
- a CDS encoding DUF1987 domain-containing protein, with product MENFQIEGENYIPTVNFNPEEGVLEISGESYHEYTIEFFQPIFEWLNKYLEEEGRTFTFNFRMTYFNTSSSRRFLEIFDLLEDYNKSKGGNVTVNWYYEKDDVDMLESGEEYAEDVDIGFNLIAY from the coding sequence ATGGAAAACTTCCAAATCGAAGGTGAAAACTACATCCCTACTGTTAATTTTAATCCTGAAGAAGGAGTTTTAGAAATCTCTGGTGAATCATACCATGAATACACTATTGAATTTTTTCAACCTATTTTTGAATGGCTCAATAAATATCTAGAAGAAGAGGGTAGAACTTTTACATTCAATTTTAGAATGACGTATTTTAATACCTCTTCTTCTCGTCGTTTCTTAGAGATTTTTGACTTACTTGAAGACTATAATAAGTCTAAGGGTGGCAATGTTACTGTCAATTGGTACTATGAGAAAGATGATGTTGATATGCTTGAAAGTGGAGAAGAGTATGCCGAAGATGTTGATATAGGTTTTAATCTGATTGCTTATTAA